A window from Peromyscus eremicus chromosome 5, PerEre_H2_v1, whole genome shotgun sequence encodes these proteins:
- the LOC131911362 gene encoding histone H4 — protein MSGRGKGGKGLGKGGAKRHRKVLRDNIQGITKPAIRRLARRGGVKRISGLIYEETRGVLKVFLENVIRDAVTYTEHAKRKTVTAMDVVYALKRQGRTLYGFGG, from the coding sequence ATGTCTGGTCGGGGTAAAGGCGGTAAAGGTCTCGGAAAAGGCGGCGCCAAGCGCCACCGCAAAGTCCTGCGCGACAACATCCAGGGCATCACCAAGCCCGCCATCCGCCGCCTGGCCCGGCGTGGCGGCGTCAAGCGCATCTCCGGCCTCATCTACGAGGAGACCCGCGGGGTGCTGAAGGTGTTCCTGGAGAACGTGATCCGCGACGCCGTCACCTACACGGAGCACGCCAAGCGCAAGACCGTCACCGCCATGGACGTGGTCTACGCGCTCAAGCGCCAGGGGCGCACACTCTACGGCTTCGGCGGCTGA
- the LOC131911353 gene encoding histone H2A type 1-B-like has translation MMSCEVLPNRRVQVGTNASHWPKRNEEVSQSHGFFFAPREDYKVQALAALIHPVGNGYRVFTMSGRGKQGGKARAKAKTRSSRAGLQFPVGRVHRLLRKGNYSERVGAGAPVYLAAVLEYLTAEILELAGNAARDNKKTRIIPRHLQLAIRNDEELNKLLGRVTIAQGGVLPNIQAVLLPKKTESHHKAKGK, from the coding sequence ATGATGTCATGTGAAGTCTTGCCCAATCGACGTGTGCAGGTCGGCACAAACGCTTCTCATTGGCCTAAACGAAATGAAGAAGTCAGCCAATCGCACGGTTTCTTTTTCGCGCCCAGAGAAGACTATAAGGTCCAAGCTCTTGCGGCTCTCATCCACCCAGTTGGTAACGGCTACCGTGTGTTCACCATGTCTGGACGCGGCAAGCAGGGCGGCAAGGCTCGCGCCAAGGCCAAGACCCGCTCGTCCCGCGCCGGCCTGCAGTTCCCCGTGGGCCGCGTGCACCGGCTCCTCCGCAAGGGCAACTACTCGGAGCGGGTGGGCGCCGGCGCCCCGGTCTACCTGGCGGCCGTGCTGGAGTACCTGACGGCCGAGATCCTGGAGCTGGCTGGCAACGCGGCCCGCGACAACAAGAAGACGCGCATCATCCCGCGCCACCTGCAGCTGGCCATCCGCAACGACGAGGAGCTCAACAAGCTGCTGGGCCGCGTGACCATCGCGCAGGGCGGCGTCCTGCCCAACATCCAGGCGGTGCTGCTGCCCAAGAAGACCGAGAGCCACCACAAGGCCAAGGGAAAATGA
- the LOC131911360 gene encoding histone H2B type 1-F/J/L-like produces the protein MPEPVKSAPAPKKGSKKAVTKAQKKDGKKRKRSRKESYSVYVYKVLKQVHPDTGISSKAMGIMNSFVNDIFERIASEASRLAHYNKRSTITSREIQTAVRLLLPGELAKHAVSEGTKAVTKYTSSK, from the coding sequence ATGCCCGAGCCAGTGAAGTCCGCGCCCGCCCCGAAAAAGGGCTCCAAGAAGGCCGTGACCAAGGCGCAGAAGAAGGACGGCAAGAAGCGCAAGCGCAGCCGCAAGGAGAGCTACTCGGTGTACGTGTACAAGGTGCTGAAGCAGGTGCACCCCGACACGGGCATCTCGTCCAAGGCCATGGGCATCATGAACTCGTTCGTCAACGACATCTTCGAGCGCATCGCGAGCGAGGCGTCGCGCCTGGCGCATTACAACAAGCGCTCGACCATCACGTCCCGGGAGATCCAGACGGCCGTGCGCCTGCTGCTGCCCGGGGAGCTGGCCAAGCACGCCGTGTCCGAGGGCACCAAGGCCGTCACCAAGTACACCAGCTCCAAGTGA